The genomic DNA TGCTGCATCACATAGAAGCGTTTGGCGGTAGCCATCAGAACACGCTGCTGTTCTCTGGATTCCAAGCAGCAGGTACGCGCGGGCGCAAGCTGCTTGAGGGCGCTCGCGAAGTCAAGATCCATGGACGCTGGATGCCGATCAAGGCAGAGGTCGCCGAGCTTGCGATGTTGTCGGCTCATGCCGACAGCGATGAGCTGATGCGATGGCTGCGCGGCTTTACCAAGGCGCCGGAAAGAGTGTTCATTGTTCACGGTGAATCTGATGCCTCTGAGGCGCTGCGCGAACGTATCCAGCGCGAACTCAATTGGCACGCATCGGTGCCCATGCAAAACCAGGAGTTCGCCCTGTGAGTGCCCGCATCACGCCCCAGACACCCGCCTTGCAAGCATTGCGCATGCGACTGCATGCCCAGCATCAACCCGTCGTCTTGATGCGTACCGATTGCCATGTCTGCCGTGCCGAAGGGCTGGCACCGCGGTCACAGGTACTGATCATTGCCGGCGACCGCACTGTGCAAGCGCTACTGTACCAAATCGACAGCGATCTGCTCAAAACCGGACAGATCGCTCTGTCCGAGGCCGCCTGGGATGCCCTGGACATTCATGAGGGCGATCTTGTGCAGGTTCGGCATCCTCCGCTGCTCGAATCGTTGTCGGCCGTGCGTGCGCGAATTCACGGCCACCGACTGCAAACGACGGAGTTGCAGGCGATCGTCCGTGATGTGGTCGATGGTCGCTATACCGATGTCGCACTTTCGGCCTTCCTGACCGCAACGGCGGTACTGCCTCTGGATATGCAAGAGACCATCCATCTCACCCGTGCGATGGTCGATGTCGGGGATCACCTGCAATGGCAGGCTCCGATTGTTGTGGACAAGCATTGCGTGGGCGGATTACCGGGAAATCGCACCACGCCGTTGGTGGTTGCCATCGCCGCAGCCAATGGATTGGTGATGCCCAAGACCTCATCACGCGCCATCACCTCTCCCGCTGGCACCGCGGACACCATGGAAACGCTGGCTCCTGTAGACCTGGACCTGGATACGCTCAGAAAGGTCGTGGAGAAAGAGGGTGGATGCGTGGCGTGGGGCGGCGCGATGCACCTCAGCCCCGCGGACGACATCTTCGTGCGTATTGAGCGTGAACTGGATATCGACACGCAAGGACAACTGATTGCCTCGGTGTTATCCAAGAAGATTGCAGCAGGGGCGACCCACATCGTGATCGATATTCCGGTTGGGCCAACCGCAAAAGTCCGCAGCCGGGAAACTGCCGAGCATCTTGCGCATCACCTTTCGGAAGTCGCCGCGTCATTTGGCCTTGTATTGCGTTGCCTGTTTACAGACGGGAATCAGCCTGTCGGCAGAGGTATCGGCCCGGCGTTGGAGGCGCGCGACGTGTTGGCCGTATTGCGCAACGAGGCGGATGCGCCGCAAGACCTATGTGACCGCGTGGCGTTGGTGGCGGGCGCGGTGCTTGAGCTTGGCGGCGTCGCCAAAGAAGGGGAGGGACTTCGGTTGGCTCATGAGACGATCAGCAGTGGCCGCGCGTGGGAAAAATTTCAGAGAATCTGCGCGGCTCAGGGGGGATTTCGTGAGCCGCCCCAAGCTCTCTATGTCGAACCGCTTTTGGCAACCACTTCAGGCCGAGCAGTACACATCGACAACCGTAAGCTTTCTCGTTTAGCCAAATTGGCCGGTGCGCCTGAGAGTCCAGCCGCAGGGATTCAATTGCAGGTGCGCTTAGGTGACGAGATAACACGCGGACAACCATTGATGTTTTTGCATGCGCAAACCTCTGGAGAGATGGCCTATGCACTCGCATACGTACAAGGCATTGGGGACATTGTAAAGATTGAACCTTAGCGCCGTGGATAAACAGGGCTCTTGAATGCTCGGTCAAACACAGCCCGGCCTCTCGTTTGGAAAAGTTGAACGCCTACATCTCA from Acidovorax sp. T1 includes the following:
- a CDS encoding thymidine phosphorylase family protein, encoding MSARITPQTPALQALRMRLHAQHQPVVLMRTDCHVCRAEGLAPRSQVLIIAGDRTVQALLYQIDSDLLKTGQIALSEAAWDALDIHEGDLVQVRHPPLLESLSAVRARIHGHRLQTTELQAIVRDVVDGRYTDVALSAFLTATAVLPLDMQETIHLTRAMVDVGDHLQWQAPIVVDKHCVGGLPGNRTTPLVVAIAAANGLVMPKTSSRAITSPAGTADTMETLAPVDLDLDTLRKVVEKEGGCVAWGGAMHLSPADDIFVRIERELDIDTQGQLIASVLSKKIAAGATHIVIDIPVGPTAKVRSRETAEHLAHHLSEVAASFGLVLRCLFTDGNQPVGRGIGPALEARDVLAVLRNEADAPQDLCDRVALVAGAVLELGGVAKEGEGLRLAHETISSGRAWEKFQRICAAQGGFREPPQALYVEPLLATTSGRAVHIDNRKLSRLAKLAGAPESPAAGIQLQVRLGDEITRGQPLMFLHAQTSGEMAYALAYVQGIGDIVKIEP